The following coding sequences lie in one Komagataeibacter sucrofermentans DSM 15973 genomic window:
- a CDS encoding RluA family pseudouridine synthase, giving the protein MSVVTLTVSDDEADIRLDRWFRRHYPHLTQGALQKLCRTGQVRVDGKRATAATRLAPGQAVRVPPIPNANRPPPLAVRPLDERQVREINKMVLYRDDHLIVLNKPAGIAVQGGPGITHHIDALLEGLRENPDDPRPRLVHRIDRDTSGLLLVARTPGVAAKLAAAFRGRDVRKVYWAVVVGRPSPATGIIDQPLTKLGAGAGAISVVAERGDADAVHALSEYEVLDAAARKMSWLALSPLTGRTHQLRVHCEALGNPILGDPKYGGDKAHVTGFADRLHLHARRLELPHPAGGTLVVEAELSPHMRETFRQIGFVAPAAAPARRT; this is encoded by the coding sequence ATGAGTGTCGTTACCCTTACCGTCAGCGATGACGAAGCCGATATCCGCCTCGACCGCTGGTTCCGCAGGCATTACCCGCACCTGACGCAGGGCGCGTTGCAAAAGCTGTGCCGCACGGGGCAGGTGCGCGTGGATGGCAAGCGCGCCACCGCCGCAACCCGCCTTGCGCCGGGGCAGGCCGTGCGCGTGCCGCCCATCCCCAATGCCAACCGCCCGCCGCCGCTGGCGGTCAGGCCGCTTGATGAGCGGCAGGTGCGCGAGATCAACAAGATGGTGCTGTACCGCGATGACCATCTGATTGTGCTCAACAAGCCTGCGGGCATTGCCGTGCAGGGCGGCCCCGGCATCACCCACCATATCGACGCGCTGCTCGAGGGCCTGCGTGAAAATCCCGATGATCCGCGCCCCCGTCTTGTCCACCGCATCGACCGTGACACGTCGGGCCTGCTGCTCGTGGCCCGCACGCCGGGCGTTGCGGCCAAGCTGGCAGCCGCCTTCAGGGGGCGTGACGTGCGCAAGGTCTACTGGGCCGTGGTTGTGGGGCGTCCGTCGCCCGCCACCGGCATCATCGACCAGCCTTTGACCAAGCTGGGCGCGGGAGCAGGGGCCATCAGCGTAGTGGCCGAGCGCGGAGATGCGGATGCCGTGCATGCCCTGTCGGAATATGAAGTGCTGGATGCGGCGGCGCGCAAGATGTCGTGGCTGGCGCTCTCGCCGCTGACAGGCCGCACCCACCAGCTACGCGTGCATTGCGAGGCGCTGGGCAACCCCATACTGGGCGACCCGAAATACGGGGGTGACAAGGCGCATGTCACCGGTTTTGCCGACAGGCTGCACCTGCACGCCCGCAGGCTGGAACTGCCGCACCCCGCCGGGGGCACGCTGGTGGTCGAGGCCGAACTTTCGCCTCACATGCGCGAGACATTCAGGCAGATCGGGTTTGTCGCCCCGGCCGCCGCCCCGGCACGGCGCACATAA
- the minC gene encoding septum site-determining protein MinC gives MPDELRPTPKIRARGRSFLALVLSPEPLLADWLAGLDAQIARSSAFFAGKPVILDLSLLEAGTEGLAGLYPALRARGIRIIGIEGGDTSWPACAGWDWPAGFQGGRASGAVEIPDDTTPAPPEPPRGGSLIIEQPIRSGQVIMNPDGDIIILGSVGSGAEVTAGGSIHVYGPLRGRAIAGMNGQPDARIFAHSMQAELLAIDGYYITAEEIDPRYVEKPAQIILNNDTLVVQPLVPPTLRGRKP, from the coding sequence TTGCCAGACGAACTGCGCCCCACACCCAAGATCCGCGCCCGTGGCCGATCCTTTCTGGCCCTGGTCCTCTCCCCCGAACCCCTGCTGGCCGACTGGCTGGCAGGCCTTGATGCCCAGATCGCGCGCTCAAGCGCCTTTTTCGCGGGCAAGCCGGTCATTCTCGACCTCTCCCTGCTCGAGGCGGGAACCGAGGGGCTGGCCGGGCTTTATCCCGCGCTGCGCGCGCGCGGCATCCGCATCATTGGAATCGAAGGCGGCGACACCTCCTGGCCCGCCTGCGCCGGGTGGGACTGGCCCGCGGGCTTTCAGGGCGGCCGCGCCTCGGGCGCCGTGGAGATCCCCGATGATACGACACCTGCCCCCCCCGAGCCGCCGCGCGGGGGTTCGCTCATCATCGAGCAGCCGATCCGCTCTGGCCAGGTAATCATGAACCCTGATGGGGACATCATCATCCTCGGCTCGGTCGGTTCGGGGGCAGAGGTGACGGCAGGGGGCTCGATCCATGTCTATGGCCCGCTGCGCGGCCGCGCCATAGCAGGCATGAACGGCCAGCCCGACGCCCGAATCTTCGCCCATTCCATGCAGGCCGAACTGCTGGCGATCGACGGTTATTACATCACCGCCGAGGAAATCGACCCGCGCTATGTTGAAAAACCGGCGCAGATCATTCTCAATAATGACACACTTGTGGTCCAGCCGCTTGTTCCGCCCACCCTCAGGGGCCGCAAACCCTGA
- a CDS encoding aminoacetone oxidase family FAD-binding enzyme, with protein sequence MTTQGGGHDAIVLGAGAAGLMAAATAGQGGARVVVLDHAQHAGRKILISGGGRCNFTNMDAGAGQFLSANPHFAKSALARYTPADFLALVQRHRIPWHEKAAGQLFCDRSARDIVDMLMRECAAGHVEMRLSHRIIDVARDAAGHYRVETDHGVFHAPSLIVATGGLSIPKLGATGLAHDLARRFGLRVVAPAPALVPLTFGARDREWMELLAGLSVNVGITCHEGAGRQARHATFRDGMVFTHRGLSGPAILQASSYWQPGEALEIDLLPGINAAARLLEIKRDRPRAGGVAMLSMLLPQRLAQLFARSCLPEGQLAGLPDSVLADTAGMLGAWRLNPHGTEGYVKAEVTRGGVDTASLSSRDMEARDVPGLFMVGEAVDVTGWLGGYNFQWAWASGHAAGQAVAERRG encoded by the coding sequence ATGACAACGCAGGGGGGCGGTCACGACGCCATCGTGCTGGGCGCGGGGGCGGCGGGCCTCATGGCCGCTGCCACGGCGGGGCAGGGTGGCGCGCGCGTGGTGGTGCTCGACCACGCGCAGCACGCGGGGCGCAAGATCCTTATCTCGGGCGGCGGGCGGTGCAACTTCACCAACATGGATGCGGGGGCGGGGCAGTTCCTGTCCGCCAATCCGCACTTCGCCAAATCGGCGCTGGCGCGGTACACGCCCGCCGATTTTCTGGCCCTTGTGCAGCGCCACCGCATTCCGTGGCACGAGAAGGCGGCGGGCCAGCTCTTCTGTGACCGCTCGGCGCGTGACATCGTGGACATGCTCATGCGCGAATGCGCGGCAGGCCACGTGGAGATGCGCCTGTCGCACCGCATCATCGACGTGGCGCGTGATGCGGCAGGCCATTACCGCGTCGAGACCGACCATGGCGTGTTCCATGCGCCGAGCCTGATCGTGGCGACAGGCGGGCTGTCGATTCCCAAGCTTGGCGCCACGGGGCTGGCGCATGACCTCGCGCGCCGTTTCGGGCTGCGCGTGGTGGCGCCCGCGCCCGCCCTCGTGCCGCTGACCTTTGGCGCGCGCGACCGGGAGTGGATGGAGCTGCTGGCCGGGCTTTCGGTCAATGTGGGCATTACCTGCCATGAGGGGGCAGGGCGGCAGGCGCGTCATGCCACCTTCCGCGATGGCATGGTGTTCACCCATCGCGGACTGTCGGGGCCTGCCATCTTGCAGGCATCATCGTACTGGCAGCCGGGCGAGGCGCTCGAGATCGACCTGCTTCCGGGCATCAACGCAGCCGCGCGCCTGCTCGAGATCAAGCGCGACCGCCCGCGCGCGGGCGGGGTGGCCATGCTGTCCATGCTGCTGCCGCAGCGCCTGGCCCAGCTTTTTGCGCGCTCCTGCCTGCCCGAAGGTCAGCTTGCGGGCCTGCCTGATTCGGTGCTGGCCGATACGGCTGGCATGCTCGGGGCCTGGCGGCTCAACCCGCATGGTACGGAAGGCTACGTGAAGGCCGAGGTGACGCGCGGCGGCGTGGATACGGCCAGCCTCTCCTCGCGTGATATGGAAGCACGCGACGTACCGGGGCTGTTCATGGTGGGCGAGGCGGTGGACGTAACCGGCTGGCTGGGGGGCTACAACTTCCAGTGGGCCTGGGCCAGCGGGCACGCGGCAGGGCAGGCCGTGGCCGAACGTCGCGGCTGA
- a CDS encoding glutathione S-transferase family protein, with the protein MRILYHLPLSPYARKVRLVMGEKRLPFELKIERVWEQRPEYLDRNPAGTVPMLQEDTGLCIPDSWVICEYLEEAYPDTPLLGRTLAERVEVRRLVVWFDEKFGHEVSRNLLTEKVYKRISGTGNPDGAALRAGYANIRTHLAYIDWLAETRRWLAGNQLSLADFAAAAHLSCLDFLDDVDWSRAPAAKDWYARVKSRPCFRSVLQDRISGFTPPAHYADLDF; encoded by the coding sequence ATGCGCATCCTGTACCACCTTCCCCTTTCGCCCTATGCCCGCAAGGTTCGCCTCGTGATGGGCGAAAAGCGGCTGCCGTTTGAACTCAAGATCGAGCGTGTGTGGGAACAGCGCCCCGAGTATCTTGACCGCAACCCCGCGGGCACCGTGCCCATGCTGCAGGAAGACACCGGGCTGTGCATTCCGGATTCGTGGGTGATCTGCGAATACCTTGAGGAAGCCTACCCCGACACCCCGCTGCTTGGCCGCACGCTGGCCGAGCGGGTGGAGGTGCGCAGGCTGGTGGTGTGGTTTGACGAGAAATTCGGCCACGAGGTCTCGCGCAACCTGCTGACCGAGAAAGTGTACAAGCGCATCTCCGGCACCGGCAACCCCGATGGGGCGGCGCTGCGGGCGGGGTATGCCAACATCCGCACCCACCTCGCCTATATCGACTGGCTGGCGGAAACGCGGCGGTGGCTGGCGGGCAACCAGCTCTCGCTGGCAGATTTTGCGGCCGCCGCCCATCTGTCCTGCCTCGACTTTCTTGATGATGTGGACTGGTCGCGAGCGCCTGCCGCCAAGGACTGGTACGCCCGCGTCAAGAGCCGGCCATGCTTCCGCTCCGTGCTGCAGGACCGGATTTCAGGCTTTACGCCGCCCGCCCATTACGCGGACCTGGATTTCTAG
- a CDS encoding MBOAT family protein encodes MLFAGQPFLLVFLPVVLGLYYVVAASRGARQAVLIAASLVFYGLWDWRFVPFLLGMTGFSQGVAVLWGRTRWRGWLWLGIAGNLAVLFGFKYAFWLAGCVLAAMGRAPAPWPVILPLGLSFFVFQKVSYLVDLGRGQARVYRLADFVEFVTFFPQLVAGPIVRHNELIPQFDASPRGPAMWENLGRGGLLLLLGLGKKVGLADTLGGLCTPVFEAAHMGHAPALGAAWLAAVSFMLQIYFDFSGYSDMAIGMALMMGIRLPFNFNAPYRAVSVRDFWRRWHMTLSRFLRDYVYIPLGGNRCAPARQAANVMATMGLAGLWHGAGWNFVVWGLLHGAALATAHGWDRTGRTLPRGMGYGLTMTFVLLTWVVFRAADLPTAGRMLAGMLGAHGGGGVAVGHPVVLGLALVIAVIGPASQQMVLERMRPTPWLAVAAGVAFVLLVFLVGGRPPEAFIYFQF; translated from the coding sequence ATGCTGTTTGCGGGCCAGCCTTTCCTGCTCGTCTTCCTGCCGGTGGTGCTGGGGCTGTATTATGTCGTAGCCGCCAGCAGGGGCGCCCGGCAGGCCGTGCTCATCGCGGCCTCCCTTGTCTTTTACGGGTTGTGGGACTGGCGGTTCGTGCCCTTTCTGCTGGGCATGACCGGCTTCAGCCAGGGCGTTGCCGTATTGTGGGGGCGCACGCGGTGGCGGGGCTGGCTGTGGCTGGGCATTGCGGGCAATCTGGCGGTGCTGTTCGGCTTCAAATACGCATTCTGGCTGGCGGGCTGCGTGCTGGCCGCCATGGGGCGCGCGCCTGCGCCATGGCCGGTGATTTTGCCCTTGGGGCTGTCATTTTTCGTGTTCCAGAAAGTATCCTACCTCGTTGACCTCGGGCGTGGGCAGGCGCGGGTTTACCGGCTGGCGGATTTTGTGGAGTTCGTGACCTTCTTCCCGCAACTCGTGGCAGGCCCCATCGTGCGGCATAACGAACTGATTCCGCAGTTCGATGCCAGCCCGCGTGGGCCCGCCATGTGGGAAAACCTTGGCCGGGGCGGCCTGCTGCTGCTGCTGGGGCTGGGCAAGAAGGTCGGGCTGGCCGATACGCTGGGCGGCCTGTGCACGCCGGTGTTCGAGGCAGCCCATATGGGCCATGCCCCGGCGCTGGGGGCGGCGTGGCTGGCGGCTGTGAGCTTCATGCTCCAGATCTATTTCGATTTTTCCGGCTATTCGGACATGGCGATCGGCATGGCGCTGATGATGGGCATCCGCCTGCCGTTCAATTTCAATGCGCCTTACCGGGCCGTATCGGTGCGTGACTTCTGGCGGCGGTGGCACATGACGCTGTCACGCTTCCTGCGTGATTACGTCTATATTCCGCTGGGCGGCAACCGCTGTGCGCCCGCGCGGCAGGCGGCGAACGTCATGGCCACCATGGGGCTGGCCGGTCTGTGGCACGGTGCGGGGTGGAATTTCGTGGTCTGGGGCCTGCTGCATGGCGCAGCCCTCGCCACCGCTCACGGGTGGGACCGCACCGGGCGCACTTTGCCACGGGGCATGGGCTACGGGTTGACCATGACCTTCGTGTTGTTGACATGGGTAGTGTTCCGCGCTGCCGACCTGCCCACGGCAGGGCGCATGCTGGCGGGAATGCTGGGCGCGCATGGCGGCGGTGGCGTGGCGGTGGGCCACCCCGTGGTGCTGGGGCTTGCGCTGGTCATTGCGGTCATCGGTCCCGCCTCGCAGCAGATGGTGCTGGAGCGCATGCGGCCCACACCCTGGCTGGCGGTGGCGGCGGGGGTCGCTTTCGTGCTGCTGGTGTTTCTGGTGGGGGGCAGGCCGCCAGAAGCGTTCATCTATTTCCAGTTCTGA
- the minE gene encoding cell division topological specificity factor MinE: MSLFGSFFGRNNKTSAPVARDRLQILLAHERTGNGNESDLLNKLQAEILEVIKRHIAVDQDKVQVKLDRGNSVSMLEIDIEVPQQMRPSGQP; encoded by the coding sequence ATGAGCTTGTTTGGCTCCTTTTTTGGCCGTAACAACAAGACCTCGGCCCCCGTCGCGCGCGACCGGCTGCAGATCCTGCTGGCCCACGAGCGCACGGGCAATGGCAATGAATCCGACCTGCTGAACAAGCTGCAGGCCGAAATTCTGGAAGTGATCAAGCGGCATATCGCCGTTGACCAGGACAAGGTGCAGGTCAAGCTGGACCGGGGCAATTCCGTCTCGATGCTGGAAATCGACATCGAAGTGCCGCAGCAGATGCGCCCCTCGGGCCAGCCTTAA
- a CDS encoding replication-associated recombination protein A has product MAGRRDSMDDGPADLFGNAAPQPPARGPVAFPQAPIAQPARNQPLADRLRPTTLDEVVGQDHLLGPDGSLRQMLARGSLASLILWGGPGVGKTTIARLLAAAAGLRFVQLSAVFSGVADLKRAFEEARRTAASGGGTLLFVDEIHRFNRAQQDGFLPVVEDGTVVLVGATTENPSFALNSALLSRCQVLVLHRLDDAAMEQLLDRAEATTGTPLPLTPEARATLRAMADGDGRYLLNMVEQLLALPPQREPLDPAALSRLLARRAALYDKDREEHYNLISALHKSLRGSDPDAALYWFARMLEGGEDPRYIARRLTRFAAEDVGMADPQALPLAVAAWETFERLGSPEGELALAQLVVHLATAPKSNAVYKGYNMARRAARATGSLMPPAHILNAPTALMKDIGYGKGYEYDHDTEGGISGQNYFPDGMRRPKLYQPTDRGYEREVARRLDSWNRVRESRGS; this is encoded by the coding sequence ATGGCAGGCAGGCGAGACAGCATGGATGATGGCCCGGCGGATCTGTTTGGCAACGCGGCCCCGCAGCCCCCCGCGCGTGGCCCTGTCGCGTTTCCGCAGGCTCCCATCGCCCAGCCTGCCCGCAATCAGCCTCTTGCCGACCGCCTGCGCCCCACCACGCTTGATGAGGTGGTAGGTCAGGACCACCTGCTCGGCCCCGATGGCAGCCTGCGGCAGATGCTTGCGCGCGGCTCGCTCGCCAGCCTGATTTTGTGGGGCGGCCCGGGCGTGGGCAAGACCACCATCGCCCGCCTGCTTGCCGCCGCCGCCGGGTTGCGCTTCGTGCAGCTTTCGGCCGTGTTCTCGGGTGTTGCCGACCTCAAGCGCGCGTTTGAGGAGGCCCGGCGCACGGCGGCCTCGGGCGGGGGCACGCTTCTGTTCGTTGATGAAATTCACCGCTTCAACCGCGCCCAGCAGGATGGCTTCCTGCCGGTGGTGGAGGATGGCACGGTAGTGCTGGTGGGGGCCACGACCGAGAATCCGTCCTTCGCGCTCAATAGCGCCCTGCTTTCACGCTGCCAGGTGCTGGTGCTGCACCGGCTGGATGATGCTGCGATGGAGCAGTTGCTCGACCGCGCCGAGGCCACCACCGGCACGCCTCTGCCGCTTACGCCCGAAGCCCGCGCAACGTTGCGCGCCATGGCTGATGGCGACGGGCGCTACCTGCTCAACATGGTCGAGCAGCTTCTGGCCCTGCCGCCGCAGCGCGAACCGCTTGACCCCGCCGCCCTGTCGCGCCTGCTCGCCCGCCGCGCGGCGCTGTATGACAAGGACCGCGAGGAACATTACAACCTCATCTCGGCGCTGCATAAATCCCTGCGCGGCTCCGACCCTGATGCGGCGCTGTACTGGTTCGCCCGCATGCTCGAAGGTGGTGAGGACCCGCGCTACATCGCCCGCCGCCTCACCCGTTTCGCCGCCGAGGACGTGGGCATGGCCGACCCCCAGGCCCTGCCGTTGGCCGTTGCCGCGTGGGAAACCTTCGAGCGCCTCGGCTCGCCGGAGGGGGAACTGGCCCTTGCGCAGCTTGTGGTGCATCTGGCCACGGCACCCAAGTCGAACGCGGTATACAAGGGCTACAACATGGCCCGCCGGGCGGCACGCGCCACCGGCAGCCTCATGCCGCCAGCCCACATCCTCAACGCGCCCACCGCGCTGATGAAGGATATCGGCTATGGCAAGGGCTATGAATATGACCATGATACGGAGGGCGGCATATCGGGGCAGAACTACTTCCCCGATGGCATGCGCAGGCCAAAACTGTACCAGCCGACCGACCGCGGATATGAACGTGAAGTCGCGCGACGGCTGGACAGTTGGAACAGAGTGCGCGAAAGCCGTGGGTCATGA
- the minD gene encoding septum site-determining protein MinD has translation MAKVLVVTSGKGGVGKTTSTAALGAALAQTGQNVVVVDFDVGLRNLDLVMGAERRVVFDLINVIQGDAKLSQALIRDKRIETLSILPASQTRDKDALTAEGVASVMAQLREKFDWVICDSPAGIERGAQLAMHHADHAIVVTNPEVSSVRDSDRIIGMLDSTTKKAQDGGKIEKHLLLTRYDPARAARGEMLRIEDVLEILSIPLLGIIPESEEVLRASNLGAPVTLSSPDSPPARAYAEAARRLEGEKLEVTVPVERKGLLARLFKGKS, from the coding sequence ATGGCAAAAGTGCTGGTGGTCACATCCGGCAAGGGCGGCGTCGGCAAGACAACGTCCACGGCGGCACTCGGCGCGGCGCTGGCACAGACAGGCCAGAATGTGGTGGTGGTCGATTTCGATGTCGGGCTGCGTAACCTCGACCTGGTCATGGGGGCCGAGCGGCGCGTTGTGTTCGACCTGATCAACGTCATCCAGGGCGATGCCAAGCTTTCGCAGGCGCTGATCCGCGACAAGCGGATCGAGACGCTGTCCATCCTCCCCGCCTCGCAGACACGCGACAAGGATGCGCTGACCGCCGAGGGCGTGGCCAGCGTGATGGCGCAGCTGCGTGAAAAGTTCGACTGGGTGATCTGCGACAGCCCCGCCGGGATCGAGCGCGGCGCGCAACTGGCCATGCACCATGCCGACCACGCCATCGTGGTGACCAACCCCGAAGTCTCGTCGGTGCGCGACAGCGACCGCATCATCGGCATGCTCGACAGCACCACCAAGAAGGCCCAGGACGGCGGCAAGATCGAGAAGCACCTGCTGCTCACCCGCTATGATCCCGCCCGCGCCGCCCGGGGCGAGATGCTGCGCATCGAGGATGTGCTCGAGATCCTGTCCATCCCGCTGCTCGGCATCATCCCCGAAAGCGAGGAAGTGCTGCGCGCCTCCAACCTTGGCGCGCCGGTTACCCTGAGCAGCCCGGACAGCCCGCCCGCCCGCGCCTATGCCGAAGCCGCCCGCAGGCTGGAAGGCGAGAAGCTGGAAGTGACCGTGCCGGTTGAACGCAAGGGCCTGCTCGCACGTCTGTTCAAGGGGAAAAGCTGA
- a CDS encoding AsmA family protein: MAQNGNAKRILIGGAVALVVIAGGGGLVLKSMLDPDAVRAKAIAALEKQTGRQVRMGALEFSVFPTLSLSVKDVGLSDMAGGAYTDMVTADRLQASVGLMALLHHEIQLDGLKLDHPVIHLERTKQGMANWRLTPTGAQATAKPDAKTQQAASDWKVQIGSIRISNADVDWDDRLSGSKGKVALDHINLTDVDGSKPEIDVAGHNDTGSFTLAGHTGSINLTSTARAGWPVALKAAFKAGGEQVGQLALDGTVADPDHMKGYNVTVDGNIASLRAIDAFVPGLNLPDVRRLTLKANVVDGSAADKEGSTPLLNSLHLDTGAVDAGQYLSGLTLQGLSIDAPGPKDTVTINSQGQWQGKGLKLTGTLGSLQQLDAAVMSHLAEALPLSLDLSGDPGSLRVAGTLGGSRAVVNVTASAGQLPLPNGAVLDHLDASTHLVSEDNGAHFQLSDLVVKSTQLALKGGLDLSVHGGVGGVPLVSGTIDASWLNADALMGPPAQADAKKVTAAPAQAKANDEALPFDELRKLDMDLRLTVAQMEFEGDTYRNALTHINLRNGVLKVDPLQAEGTGRRLSGQFEVDATAGKTPTVSGTIGTLVLPAAWLESKAGLSNMVQGALQVVGSVRTQGNTRTELRNGMNGHLGVSMVNGTVSGSALGELLGDAARGALGSGPIALRCFGLHMAMANGTANVDTIGVQTNALTVTGKGTVGMVSQALDLHLVPQLMISGTGASVPLRVGGTLSAPRPKMDAGSDGRYAIGLLLGGSNSNAVTDPCPATLKAAREGATGPEPTTAAPKAEGGANGAAGLLNNSKASPDVKKVGGLLKGLGILK; this comes from the coding sequence ATGGCACAGAACGGAAATGCAAAACGGATCCTGATCGGGGGGGCGGTCGCCCTGGTGGTGATAGCAGGCGGCGGGGGGCTGGTGCTCAAATCCATGCTCGACCCCGATGCCGTGCGCGCCAAGGCCATTGCCGCGCTTGAAAAACAGACCGGCCGGCAGGTACGCATGGGGGCGCTGGAGTTCAGCGTTTTCCCCACCCTTTCGCTTTCGGTGAAGGATGTGGGCCTGTCAGACATGGCAGGCGGGGCCTATACCGACATGGTCACGGCAGACAGGCTGCAGGCCAGCGTGGGCCTGATGGCGCTGCTGCACCACGAGATCCAGCTTGATGGCCTAAAGCTCGACCATCCGGTCATCCACCTCGAACGCACCAAACAGGGCATGGCCAACTGGCGCCTGACCCCCACCGGCGCGCAGGCCACCGCAAAGCCGGATGCCAAGACCCAGCAGGCGGCATCGGACTGGAAGGTGCAGATCGGCAGCATCCGCATCAGCAATGCCGATGTGGACTGGGATGATCGCCTGTCGGGCAGCAAGGGCAAGGTGGCGCTCGACCACATCAACCTGACCGATGTGGATGGCAGCAAGCCCGAGATCGACGTGGCGGGCCATAACGATACCGGCAGCTTTACGCTGGCGGGGCATACGGGTTCGATCAACCTCACCTCCACCGCGCGCGCCGGCTGGCCCGTCGCGCTCAAGGCGGCTTTCAAGGCAGGCGGCGAGCAGGTGGGGCAGCTTGCGCTTGATGGCACCGTGGCCGACCCCGACCACATGAAGGGCTATAACGTCACGGTTGATGGCAACATCGCCAGCCTCAGGGCGATCGACGCCTTCGTGCCGGGGCTGAACCTGCCCGACGTGCGCCGCCTCACGCTCAAGGCCAATGTGGTTGATGGCAGTGCCGCCGACAAGGAAGGCAGCACGCCGCTGCTCAATTCGCTGCACCTCGATACGGGGGCGGTTGATGCGGGGCAGTACCTGTCGGGCCTGACATTGCAGGGCCTGTCGATTGACGCGCCGGGGCCGAAGGATACGGTCACCATCAACAGCCAGGGCCAGTGGCAGGGCAAGGGGCTGAAGCTGACCGGCACGCTCGGCTCGCTCCAGCAGCTTGATGCCGCGGTGATGTCGCACCTGGCCGAGGCGCTGCCGCTTTCGCTCGACCTGTCGGGTGATCCGGGCTCGCTGCGGGTAGCGGGCACGCTGGGCGGTTCGCGCGCGGTGGTCAATGTCACGGCCTCGGCGGGGCAACTGCCGCTGCCCAATGGCGCGGTGCTCGATCATCTCGATGCTTCGACCCATCTGGTGAGCGAGGATAACGGCGCGCATTTCCAGCTGTCCGATCTGGTGGTCAAGAGCACGCAGCTTGCGCTCAAGGGCGGCCTTGACCTGTCCGTGCATGGTGGCGTGGGCGGGGTGCCGCTGGTCAGTGGCACGATTGATGCAAGCTGGCTCAATGCCGATGCCCTGATGGGCCCGCCCGCGCAGGCGGATGCGAAAAAGGTGACCGCCGCCCCCGCGCAGGCCAAGGCGAATGACGAGGCCCTGCCGTTTGATGAACTGCGCAAGCTGGACATGGACCTGCGCCTGACGGTGGCGCAGATGGAATTCGAGGGCGATACCTATCGTAATGCCCTGACCCACATCAACCTGCGCAACGGCGTGCTGAAGGTTGACCCCCTGCAGGCCGAAGGCACGGGCCGCCGCCTGTCCGGGCAGTTTGAGGTGGATGCAACGGCAGGCAAAACCCCCACCGTTTCGGGCACGATCGGCACGCTGGTGCTGCCCGCCGCCTGGCTGGAGAGCAAGGCCGGGCTTTCGAACATGGTGCAGGGCGCACTACAGGTCGTGGGTTCGGTCAGGACGCAGGGCAACACCCGCACCGAACTGCGTAACGGCATGAACGGGCATCTGGGCGTGTCGATGGTCAATGGCACGGTCAGCGGCAGTGCGCTGGGCGAACTGCTTGGTGATGCCGCGCGTGGCGCGCTGGGGTCCGGCCCGATCGCGCTGCGCTGCTTTGGCCTGCACATGGCCATGGCCAATGGCACGGCCAATGTCGATACCATCGGCGTGCAGACCAATGCGCTGACCGTAACCGGCAAGGGCACGGTGGGCATGGTCTCGCAGGCGCTTGACCTGCATCTGGTGCCGCAGCTCATGATCAGTGGCACCGGGGCTTCCGTGCCGCTGCGCGTAGGGGGCACGCTCAGCGCGCCGCGCCCCAAGATGGATGCGGGGTCTGACGGGCGCTACGCCATCGGCCTGCTGCTTGGCGGCTCGAACAGCAATGCCGTGACCGATCCGTGCCCGGCCACCCTCAAGGCCGCGCGTGAAGGCGCGACCGGCCCCGAGCCCACCACGGCAGCCCCCAAGGCTGAAGGGGGCGCCAATGGCGCGGCTGGCCTGCTGAACAACTCCAAGGCCTCGCCTGATGTGAAGAAGGTTGGCGGCCTGCTCAAGGGGCTGGGCATCCTGAAATGA
- a CDS encoding GntR family transcriptional regulator: MVAFTAGQPEKLPRRALSEEAYDHVRRGLIRSRYRSGERLVLRPLAAELGLSPTPVREALLRLVSEHALELNDRNTAIVPAMTQRSFAEIHDLRMDLEMRLAAAAARRASTHGIEALVILQHQFMDASRARDDGGMAAFNADFHTTVAALAELPLTANILRNLWMRIGPIYALSRPMIQAEHEGRTHPHEDLITALRQRDVAAAQAAVTRDFEHARRWIEPRLS; the protein is encoded by the coding sequence ATGGTAGCATTCACCGCAGGCCAGCCCGAAAAGCTTCCCCGCCGCGCCTTGAGCGAGGAAGCCTATGATCATGTGCGCCGTGGGCTGATCCGTAGCCGGTATCGCTCTGGCGAACGGCTGGTCCTGCGCCCGCTTGCCGCTGAACTCGGGCTGAGCCCCACGCCCGTGCGTGAGGCGCTGCTGCGGCTTGTGTCCGAACATGCGCTGGAACTCAATGACCGCAACACCGCCATCGTGCCTGCCATGACCCAGCGCAGCTTTGCCGAGATCCATGACCTGCGGATGGACCTTGAGATGCGCCTTGCCGCCGCCGCCGCCCGGCGTGCCTCAACCCACGGCATCGAAGCGCTGGTCATTTTGCAGCACCAGTTCATGGATGCCTCCCGCGCGCGTGATGACGGGGGCATGGCCGCTTTCAATGCCGATTTTCACACGACCGTCGCCGCCCTGGCCGAACTGCCGCTGACGGCAAACATCCTGCGCAACCTGTGGATGCGGATCGGGCCGATCTATGCCCTGTCGCGCCCGATGATCCAGGCCGAGCACGAAGGGCGCACCCACCCGCATGAAGACCTGATCACGGCGCTGCGCCAGCGCGATGTCGCGGCGGCCCAGGCGGCGGTCACGCGTGACTTCGAGCACGCGCGGCGCTGGATCGAACCCCGCCTGTCGTAA